Within the Pseudomonas putida genome, the region AGCGAGCCATGGCCTGGAGTTGCTGCTCACTCAGCCAGCGGTGGCCGTTGTGCCAGCGGTTGCCAAGCCCTCGCGCCGTCAGCGCGACCTGTTGATCGTGGTCGATGCCGGGCATGGCGGTAAAGATCCCGGCGCGCTGGGCGCCAAGGGGGAGCAGGAAAAACGCGTCGCGCTACAGATCGCCAGTTTGCTGGCCAAGCGCATCGATGCGCAGCCGGGCTACAAGGCGCGCTTGGTACGTCGTGACGATGTATTCATTCCGCTGCGCAAGCGTGCCGAACTCGCTCAGCGGCTGAACGCGGACTTGTTCGTTTCGGTACACGCCGATGCTGCACCGCGGCTCACGGCGTCGGGGGCATCGGTGTTCGCCTTGTCGCAAGGCGGCGCTACGTCGTCGATGGCACGCTGGATGGCGCAGCGCGAAAACGGTGCCGACAGGGTCGGCGGGGGATTACCGATCAAGCTGCGCGAGCACGACCCTATGGTCGCGGGCGTGCTGCTGGACATGTCGATGAACTCGACGATCGCCACCAGCCTGGATCTCGGTCATCAGGTGCTCGCCCAGCTTGGGCAGGTGTCGGGCCTGCATCAAACGCGGGTGGAGCAGGCGGGCTTCGCCGTGCTCAAGTCAGCGGCGGTACCCTCGATCCTGGTCGAGACCGGTTTCATTTCCAATGCTGGAGATTGCCGGCGGCTGCATGATGTGCGCCATCAACGCAAGGTGGCGCAGGCGATATTCGACGGGCTGGACAGCTACTTCCGCCAGAAACCACCGGCTGGCAGCCTGATCGCGGCCAGGGGGCAGGCGTGATCCTTCATTGGCTCAGACGTCATTGAGCGCGGGATTGCTCCCTATAGCGCCGAGGGGTCAGCTTGAGGTTGCGCTGGAACACCCGGCGCATCTGTTCTTCGGAGCCGAAACCGCACTGGTCGGCAATGCGCTTGAGTGCAGTGTCCTCGTCCACCAGTAACCGCCTTGCCTTCTCCATTCGCGCCCGCTCGATGAATACCAAGGGTGAGCAGCCCGACTCCCTGTGGAACAACCGGCGCAAGTTCCGACTGCTCATGTTCGCGCGCTCGGCGAGCAACTCCAGGCTCAGCGGCCGATCAAGGTTCTGCAGGATCCACAACCGTAGGCGCCTGATCGCGGAGTGCGGGGTCATCTGGCTGTCCAGGTGCTGGCTGAACTGCGATTGGCCACCCGGGCGCTTGAGGAATACCACCAGTTCGCGGGCAATTTGCAGGGCCATTTCCTGGCCGAGGTCTTGTTCGACCAGCGCCAGGCTCAGGTCGATGGCAGCTGAAACGCCAGCACACGTCCATATGCGCCCCTGCTCGATGAAGATGGCATCGGAGTCGACATTGACCAAGGGGAAATCACTGGCCAGCTTACTGGCGACGCTCCAGTGGGTAGTGACATTCAGGCCGTCTACGACTCCCGCTTGGGCAAGAAAAAAAGCCCCCGAGCAAACGCCGACCAGCCGCTCGATGCGAGAGGCGGCCTGCCTGCACCAGTCGACGATCAACCGCTGCTCGACTATCGCCGTGCCAATGTCGCGTGCGCCGACAACCAGTGCGGTGTGCGGGCGTGGGCTGCTACGAAGGTCGTCGGCTTGCAGGGTGACCAAGGTGTCCGAACCTACAAGCCCCGGTTGTGGTGCCACCAGATGCAGGCTGTAGGCCGCAGGCAACCCTTCGGCCGCCTGGCGTATGTTGGCGTAGTCGAAGACGGTGAGGGCACCTACAGCCTCGATTGATTTGAAACCGGGGTAGATGACTATGTGCACCCTGCGTTCAGAAGAGGCTTGGTCAGACATTCGCGATCGAACTCCATGGGCGCTTGCGGACAGATTTCGTACGGATCCGGCCACTTTTGGCCGGGTGATCTGGCGCACGGAATCACGCAGGTTAATGTTCTCAAGCGTTATAACATTACATGGAGAACGACATGAAAACACGTGCAGCTATCGCCTGGGGGCCCAATCAACCGCTTGAGTTCGAAGAGGTCGACTTGCAGGGGCCCAAAGAGGG harbors:
- a CDS encoding GlxA family transcriptional regulator, coding for MSDQASSERRVHIVIYPGFKSIEAVGALTVFDYANIRQAAEGLPAAYSLHLVAPQPGLVGSDTLVTLQADDLRSSPRPHTALVVGARDIGTAIVEQRLIVDWCRQAASRIERLVGVCSGAFFLAQAGVVDGLNVTTHWSVASKLASDFPLVNVDSDAIFIEQGRIWTCAGVSAAIDLSLALVEQDLGQEMALQIARELVVFLKRPGGQSQFSQHLDSQMTPHSAIRRLRLWILQNLDRPLSLELLAERANMSSRNLRRLFHRESGCSPLVFIERARMEKARRLLVDEDTALKRIADQCGFGSEEQMRRVFQRNLKLTPRRYREQSRAQ
- a CDS encoding N-acetylmuramoyl-L-alanine amidase; the protein is MDRRRVLKLVLACLALPLPLAAQAGQAVKRVRVSRAGSVTKVSLELTGPVAAKHFSLTAPARLVLDLPHATLEASLNELALDGTAVTAVRSGITATGDLRIVLDLADSAVRSEVRSLNTASHGLELLLTQPAVAVVPAVAKPSRRQRDLLIVVDAGHGGKDPGALGAKGEQEKRVALQIASLLAKRIDAQPGYKARLVRRDDVFIPLRKRAELAQRLNADLFVSVHADAAPRLTASGASVFALSQGGATSSMARWMAQRENGADRVGGGLPIKLREHDPMVAGVLLDMSMNSTIATSLDLGHQVLAQLGQVSGLHQTRVEQAGFAVLKSAAVPSILVETGFISNAGDCRRLHDVRHQRKVAQAIFDGLDSYFRQKPPAGSLIAARGQA